The DNA segment gttgaaatttatgtcggcacgacaagaatcgaaaatcgatacattacactgcgcagatagggctatgtcttgtcttatcgtgccgacaaggccagttaaagtttcaacaatctggctgcagttttgcaaatttttttttaaaattttcagggacttgaCTTCACTTTGGAAATCCTCCAAAATTTCCAGGAAGATCTACACTTCcgttttcccgccaaaaaataaatcatctaATGCAGTTTGGTAATGGTTGATGTGACTTGCTTCCTTTCAGTTTAATGTCACCCAATCATAACCCTCTACTTAGTACTtagcaaattaaaaaaatgaaggtaaaatgaagataaaaaacaATATCATAGGAGAATGAATGACCCTTCATTATGACTGTTTATCTACTCTTGTGTAACAAGACTGATCACATGCACATTATCTTATCAGCCTAACAGCCTTTTTTTATGGAACTGTATTCATTACAGGTATGCTCGGGGTAATATGCCATTCTCAGCTATACTCTGAGACTGGCTAGTTCATGAATTGCTCTTTTTTGTATCTCATCACTTTATTTGGAActttttccttttattcttGCTGAAAGAAAAGGGCAGGAGCTATCCCTAATTTTTGTATCACTCTTGATAGAACATTTGCCAGTATCTTGGAgaataatggggggggggggtgtgtatATAGGAGTTGTAGGAGGGGTAGCCCTTCGTAGTGATTTTGAGTGATTTTCCCCTGGTTTTTTCAAGTACGTTTCTTATGTCACCTTGATTGATTTTGATGAATTGATGAGAATGAAGAGGGAGGGGAAAAAAGGTCTTAGTTTTTAAAAGGATGAATTGATACTCCTGTGCATAAATGTGATGGAGCATTCAGGAATGTTACAAGATGGTGAAAGGAAGTAGCTCGAAAAATCCCAAATTCCACATTATATAATTTAAGGACAGCCCCTATTGTGCCTTATTTACTTGTTGTAGAAAATTACCAGTCGGATTCACACAAAGCAATACTTAAGGGAAGCTTCTTTAGATAtgagtaaaataaaatcaacttaAAGTGGGATACTGGTAAATTGATGATTAGTCAGTTGCAATAGATCCACCATGAGCCTCTTTAAGttcggggggaaaaaaataaataataataagaaaCATTGTGTCGGGCAAAATGTCTTTCCCCAGACAGTTTTAAGAAGTAAGATGGAATTTTCGCTTTAaataaatggttttttttttttgtttttttttatttatctgttTCAGATTGTGTCATTATATATTATCCAATGATACTTTGCAACAGCTGGTCATCTTTCATGGGGAAGAGGTCTCCTAGATGTTTTCCTCAGGTATTTTTAACTGTCCAATTGGTCTTCATTTTTAGGTATCTGGTTATTCAGGATTTGCCATGGAGCATTCATCTAATACTCGCCTGAAACGAATTTTAAACAAGTATAAAGAAAACTAAACTCCTGCACCTACAAGAATGATCAATTTTGCAAACATCTGCAGGATTGCTGATATTAGATTTCAGGTCTGATTGTGAATCAAATATTgcggcaaaataaaaaaaaaagagttttaaATACCTTTACTCAAATACATTTTGCGTTGATGTACTAAAATATGTAAAGAGTTCAACATGTAAGATTTTGTGTTCACTGGCCTCTATTTTCTCGCCAAAAGTACATCATCTACTCTCATCAGTTTTCTGCTGTTATCCACTCTGCATAGTCAATTTTGTATACCATAAGTAatgtcaaattttgttttttttcccaggcCGGTCATGGCCTAGCAGCCATGATATTAACGTTGTTAGTATGCATACCAACATTCCTTGCTGACACAGCATATGCACCGGAAGAGCTGAACTACTGCATAGATGGTCTTAACCATAAAAAAGAACCAGGCCCTGAATCAGATTTGTACAAAGAAGtaagttttttctctttatgcAGTTGAACTTGTTTTGtttcgcaatggaccactagacaaggtacgaatttaagcattctgatacatgttttttaattaGAATTCCACcgaaaacacgatttttgcaTTGAAAGTTACAGAAATCACCTCCTAATGAAGGTATtcccgtttttattttacattggtaaccggaaatttgaattgcccggtcaaaAGAAACTCAATATTCTACGTGAATTAAATCGCGCACTAGGACGGTTTCGGCAGGCCTCTCAATCAAacattgttcctttcccaccttttactgttcaaagtgtaaacaatttgctatagctaagccaaagcgtcaaaattgagtttGTCATATTTTCGTATACCGCAGAGACTGCCACGATAACGTTTAGTTTGCGATCTGACGTATGCAGACCATTGTATTTTTATGAACGGGAGGTTTAAATTCACGCGTcgagaaacattaaatatcttagttaggagtcaatttcagtaattttctttgcaagaatgtgttctacgttaaattttggtcaagaaacatgtatcagaatgcttaacttcgtaccttgtctagtggtccattgtttttGATCACATTGAAACTATCAAATATTGTAAGAATAGCATCACTATCTAATCAGTCCACTGTATAAATGACGTGGATTAATGctcaaaattgtaaatttgtttCAGTGTTCTCCTTGGAAACATAGATCATGCTGCACCTTCGATACAACGTACAATGCTCACCACTCGAACAACCATGGATTTAATTTTGACCATTGTAGCCATGTAAAAATTATGTCAGAAAGGTGTAGGAGACATTTCATTCAAGatttgtgtttttatgaatgTTCTCCTAATGTTGGACCTTGGGTTGTTAAGGTAAGTTTTGAACTTAAATTTTAAGTGTAAACACACTTGCAGACATCCGTGACTTTAAAATCCTGTGAAACAGGCCACCTTTTAGACAAGGTCCTAACACGAAAGAAGCGGCACATGTTCCTTAACAAAATGCCGTCttcaattaaagaaaaattttatgactggttattcaataaaatttcttcAGTACCTAATTCAAAGATACCCATGCTTAATAAATGAGTTtttagaagaatttttttttattttttttattgaaacatgtatttgaaaatcatttatgtttaggttttcaaatttataaaataaacaaaCCTTGACATATTTATTTGTAAGTCCTGTTTATTCTGTGCCTAAGCAAATGAATGAAGATATTACTATTATCATGTTTTCCTCTCAAAgtcttatgtaaaaaaaaaagatttacttACACAAAGGGAAATTCGATAATCAATTCCTGAACGAGATAtattatcaattatttttaaagttagaatctgcaatggagatgttgcacgtgtgaggaatttacgatttgactgttgattcttatgtaaaagttcgcgagaaacatgatggtgccactggttttctctgaaattaactccccagctcaaaaaaagctctcaagttgaggccaaaatggaggggatatcccacgctatcctgagagtccacctctacatcaagacaaactctccatacaaagatagggaacaaaaacattgacaggtctgccaccttatttggggactctaaaactgaaatcacggcaaccctgtcaatgtatttgctccctatctttgcttggagagtttgtcttgatgtagaggtggactctcaggttagggtgggatatcccctccattttggcctcaacttgagagctttttttgagcttgggagttgatttcagagaaaaccagtggcaccatcgagtttctcgcgaactgttacgttagaatctacagtcaaatcgtaaattcctcacacatgcaacatctgcaTTGATCTCGTctatatttttgtcatttaactAATGTTAACTGTAAATACTTATGTCTTGTTCAGAATTTGATTTCCAAGGCTTCCTGTTGTGTGACTTgtttccctcgtgaaattttgaagaggactCATGTTGCATTGTTCTTTAATTCACACCTTGTCTAGAGGTGCATTGCATCATTCGCTTGTTAAGTGTAGGGGTTTGAATGTACAAAGATAATTTTCAAAGAGGTTCCTAGTCCAGGTTATCTCAAGTTGTGTCTTAAAATTCTGGCCATCCTATCTGTACGCATCAGTCAAGACAAGTGAGTTTGGCTTGATTGAGCTGAAATTAGATGCATGTATGCAAAGAAAGTCCATTCACTATACAAGCGATTTGAGAGAGAACCTGTCTGTCCAAGGGACTGTTGGATTTGAGATTGGAGGCTGGTTTAAGCTGACTGTTGATGTGTAAGAGCTTCCATAAATGGTGGACAAAGGAGATTATCAACCAACCTTATGGAAATGTTcggtgtttttacaaatgaaaagTCTGACACGAGGTAGGCAATAATGACTTTCTAGCTCTGGCAAAGCCTGctaatcttaatttttttcctcaattgTTGGTATTGTGCACTACCATTTATTTCGCTAACAGAGAATTTAGGGGTTCTGAGTTTATAACTTGTGGAGGTCATCCAGTTTCTTAcagttcaaaaaatatttggtGAATCCTTCTACTTGTAGGAACAGTGGTTTTGCTCACAAATGGAAATTCTATcaaacaaggaaaaaataagtgATTATCAATAATAGAAAGGTGAagatgatgaaataaaaattgtgtAACTGGTGCTAGTTGAGTCATTTAGTTAAAGAATAACTCAActctgaggaaaaaaaatgagaaaagctAACAGGAGCCAATGGTTTTcaataattaataaattaagAGCTTGTATGACATGTTGCTAACCTCCTATCAAATTGAGACTAACAGGCAGCGTTCGCAAagttatcgatttttttaaaaaagattttatcAGCAATTGAAAATTCTAATGATGGCTCCTTTCAAATCGGAACAAAATTTGCCAATgttagagtccacgccaaataagtttatgcacttttagactgcaaaAGAAGATTTTATGACGTCGCTATTACACGTAAAGCAAATGCAAGAAGCAAGGTGGCGGATACTCTGTTGCAGTCTAAAAGTATGAACTTGTTTGGCGTTAACTTTAATTCTTTGAGAGAtcataaataaatttttaaaaaaaaacctaaataaacaaatcagtaattataaaattaaaagtcgTATGAGACTCTGAAAATAATTCctctgcaataaaaaaaaagttcttgaattttttgaaaactctacGATTCAATTAGGTATGGAAGAAGCATTttagaaaatagaaaattgtcAAGAGCCAACATCAGAAACCCTTTTCTATTCCATTCTTCAACCGTTACACTCTATCAGTAAAATCCTCTGTTAATTCTGCAGGTTCCACACAAACAAAGCAAAGAAAGGTTCTTTGAGGTGCCTTTATGCCAAATTGATTGTGATTCCTGGTTCGATGCTTGTCGACACGATTATACATGTGCAGAAATTTGGGGGCGTAATggttttcaatggaaaaatcacACCAACTATTGCAAGGAAAGTTCAACATGTCGCACGTTTGAGGAGGTCTATAATAACAATGCCAAAAACTTCTGTGAAAAGGTAAGCTTAagcttttgaagaaaaaacctcAATGCAGCTCCTACATGATGTAGGGAATTGCGTTTTAATTACTTTGCTTTCAGCAGAATTgttcaaaaaatataattgttTTCTCTCAAACAAACTTTTAAGCTTAAAAATACCTCTTAAAGTTGAAGTGGTAATGGAATGTGTATAGAATGAAAAACTATACACCTGGAAGAGACTCAGTGTCAAGCaataccaaagacataaagacggagtgctcgtatctaaaagcacagggaaaaagtgaagcctggtttggcgctgggtgcttgtgtgagtgtgtaaatgagcgtgGGAATCCATGgtggcaaacggaaatttgatttgaccttttcctcttgatttttccacatttcttcttctaaacgtgttttaaatgcctgcAAAGAAtgtattaagaaagttgggacattgaatttttgtaatatacctacttttgctcggtaacaggcagtaatctcagataaatttagtttttcttctgctcatggtggtcctgCTGGTTCAAACTGGCcgttacagtcctagatgaccgttactcccaaatgaaattaattggtcgatgacggaccaaaaataacttaaagctaagaaaatatatgtcggtaagtgaatttgggccaaaatcaacctagaatactttgttaacgcaattttattcagttcccaccctacatttgaatttcaaacttgtcctaattttgccgccaataCTCTAGCCAacagtagaggtggttgaaaagaagctttaattttttgcttttagagctccgtctttatgtctttgagcaATACCTGAGGGAAGGTGGAGATACAGGAAAGCTGGAGAAAAGCGTCAATAGTGGTGAAAACTGCCtcattgaggacaccgcaccaagaacagcctataactggaaaccgcgtttgagaaaaacgcatttaaagttttgtttttgatgtactgcgcagacttttctatgcaggtagcctgttttggtgtttttgggtgacctaacccttctattgaaggatgccgggtagattttgcaatacattttgggtttacactctaatatatttaatttaaaaaagcagtttataggccattattacgcccaacagtcattttggtggcaatttgaagtataaatcattttaatcacgcatgattaacgcaaaatgaaagaatatcgatagtgagtaaggaaaggggtaactagcaccttataggcccttgagtttataggcccgtttataggtcgttcttgcacccatcgatccagaggcctgacttaactcgggaaaaaaaggtttttcggcCTCGAGCCGTTActtatctatattctatcgctaccacagcatagtccagggtacgtagaatccgaaaagcagatgggtgtaataacgacctatacacccataggctgttcttggtgcagTGTCCTCAATTAAGAGTGGCAGCGCTTGCTAGAGGAACGCCTAACTAGACTTCTGGtgtgaaattactgaaattagcaatttttcagatattagAGTCTTTGAACCTCTGTCCACTTGCAACATTGGTGCAGCTGATCAAATGACCCCTGAACTTTGGAATATGAATTGGTATTCTCCAAACCATATACCTCTCAAGTGTCACCTGTGTTTCTTCCAGGCATATAGTTTCATGTTATAGCCTATGTTACAGTGAGAGCCCGCACCTCCATATTCAGTCAAACTCTGCATGCGTAGggaagcctgtgtcacactatcacaATACTCCGTCAAAAGTGCTGGTCAAGTGCTGTTATTGGTCCAAGTTATCGAATAAGCcgatcacaacacctgacctgaatattttgatggctagctttgatagtgtgactcAGGCtttagggagcaagtacatcaGTATGGTTGCCACTTTTTGTGGGGACTCCAAGGATACAACCACCGCAACCCTCTTAATGTATTTTCTTGGTATTCGTTCAATTGCTCACGGAGAGTTTgatttgatgtagaggtagattTTCACTGTAATGTAGGTAATCGCTTTCACTACAACCTCCTGTAGCACAATCGTCTTTCgtgcaaaattttac comes from the Bemisia tabaci chromosome 7, PGI_BMITA_v3 genome and includes:
- the LOC109035354 gene encoding folate receptor beta isoform X1; its protein translation is MDCVIIYYPMILCNSWSSFMGKRSPRCFPQAGHGLAAMILTLLVCIPTFLADTAYAPEELNYCIDGLNHKKEPGPESDLYKECSPWKHRSCCTFDTTYNAHHSNNHGFNFDHCSHVKIMSERCRRHFIQDLCFYECSPNVGPWVVKVPHKQSKERFFEVPLCQIDCDSWFDACRHDYTCAEIWGRNGFQWKNHTNYCKESSTCRTFEEVYNNNAKNFCEKVWDYSWKVLSDDQPCMRMWFNNSMDNPNDRVAWNYVYNVRNNADSHESAFLICSVISVLPFLYFQSQQNL
- the LOC109035354 gene encoding folate receptor beta isoform X2, producing MILCNSWSSFMGKRSPRCFPQAGHGLAAMILTLLVCIPTFLADTAYAPEELNYCIDGLNHKKEPGPESDLYKECSPWKHRSCCTFDTTYNAHHSNNHGFNFDHCSHVKIMSERCRRHFIQDLCFYECSPNVGPWVVKVPHKQSKERFFEVPLCQIDCDSWFDACRHDYTCAEIWGRNGFQWKNHTNYCKESSTCRTFEEVYNNNAKNFCEKVWDYSWKVLSDDQPCMRMWFNNSMDNPNDRVAWNYVYNVRNNADSHESAFLICSVISVLPFLYFQSQQNL